Proteins co-encoded in one Schaalia radingae genomic window:
- a CDS encoding class II aldolase/adducin family protein, which produces MIHKTPEGLIDRLIIHACSAVSSGLVLGSGGNISARLPGSNEYFITKSGTWLGELTRDSFAKMTVGDTGPFETRPSSEWKLHDRIYEARDDVNSVFHLHPQNTVLLSALGHKIRFFTLDDALYVKSVGVVPYYPNGSDELADESARQMTEHNCVVLSHHGSCTVGEDPEMAFRRASLLEQAARNTFQAMLLGDSKTKFPEGVELIHA; this is translated from the coding sequence ATGATACATAAGACACCTGAGGGGCTGATAGATCGGTTAATTATTCATGCCTGCTCTGCTGTGTCGTCTGGACTAGTGCTGGGCTCGGGGGGAAATATCTCGGCCCGGTTACCTGGATCGAACGAGTACTTCATTACGAAGTCGGGTACATGGCTCGGTGAACTGACGCGGGACTCATTTGCGAAAATGACTGTTGGTGACACTGGCCCGTTCGAGACCCGACCTTCGAGTGAATGGAAGCTACACGACAGGATCTACGAAGCGCGCGACGACGTGAACTCGGTATTTCATTTACATCCGCAAAATACCGTCCTGCTGAGCGCACTCGGACACAAGATTAGATTCTTTACACTGGACGACGCGCTTTACGTGAAGTCAGTAGGCGTTGTCCCGTATTACCCAAATGGCTCAGATGAGCTCGCCGATGAGTCTGCTCGCCAGATGACAGAACACAACTGTGTGGTCTTATCGCACCACGGAAGCTGCACTGTGGGCGAAGACCCCGAGATGGCGTTCCGCCGCGCGTCATTGCTCGAACAGGCAGCCAGGAATACCTTCCAAGCGATGCTGCTTGGCGATAGTAAAACCAAATTCCCAGAAGGAGTGGAGCTGATTCACGCATGA
- a CDS encoding SDR family NAD(P)-dependent oxidoreductase, translated as MKELQNKVVLITGADGKLGTGISYEVARAGATVIVHSLVENDQGNKLAENLRELGATVGQVTGDVCSEADAKAMVDDVAQHFGQIDVLVNNAGIQPVTSFADLTVEQWRKVVDVNLNGTFIVSKAVTTHMIDKKVSGSVINIASVEASVPAMNHAHYDASKAGVKMFTRNLALELGRYGIRANSVSPGLIDSDGSLAESWPAGYNSWMAGVPLQRTANPQDIGRACVFLSSDSASFISGHDLVVDGGMSAVAGW; from the coding sequence ATGAAAGAACTACAGAACAAGGTCGTCCTCATTACTGGTGCCGACGGCAAGCTAGGCACAGGGATTTCTTATGAGGTTGCCAGGGCCGGCGCAACTGTCATAGTCCATTCACTTGTTGAAAATGACCAAGGCAACAAGCTAGCCGAGAACTTGCGCGAACTTGGCGCCACTGTGGGGCAGGTGACAGGCGACGTTTGCTCGGAGGCGGATGCCAAGGCCATGGTTGACGATGTTGCGCAGCATTTTGGGCAGATCGACGTTCTCGTCAACAATGCGGGTATCCAGCCAGTCACCTCCTTTGCAGACTTGACAGTCGAGCAGTGGAGAAAAGTGGTTGATGTTAACCTCAACGGAACTTTCATCGTTTCGAAGGCTGTTACAACGCACATGATCGACAAGAAGGTGTCCGGGAGCGTTATCAATATTGCCTCGGTTGAGGCATCGGTGCCGGCGATGAATCATGCGCACTATGATGCTTCAAAGGCAGGCGTCAAGATGTTTACTCGGAATCTGGCTCTCGAACTTGGACGATACGGAATTCGCGCGAACTCAGTCTCACCCGGACTTATAGACAGCGACGGCAGTCTCGCTGAAAGCTGGCCGGCCGGCTACAACAGCTGGATGGCTGGAGTGCCACTTCAAAGAACTGCGAATCCGCAAGACATTGGCCGAGCTTGCGTCTTTCTCTCGTCAGACTCGGCCAGTTTCATATCTGGACATGACCTCGTAGTAGACGGAGGAATGTCCGCTGTAGCAGGATGGTGA
- the mtnA gene encoding S-methyl-5-thioribose-1-phosphate isomerase, whose protein sequence is MRTIDWVDGHIELIDQTKLPGELEVRTVTELDDLINDIKRLAVRGAPALGVAGGMGVALIAQQGLKGAELEDASRRLANARPTAVNLSWGVRRVMEYANEGKDRILEEALAIRDEDIASCYSMGQYGADLIEELLGEGQHAIMTVCNTGGLACVERGTALGVIQTMFERGTLKEALPVETRPLLQGSRLTAWELEQMGAPYRLIVDSAGPFLLRRGFAQAFFAGADRITANGDTANKIGTYSLSLGAKAMNLPVIVVAPESTIDMETKTGADIEIEDRGTEEVVNFHGVRTAPEETQAINPAFDVTPHENITAIVTDRRVIRVDRGESPSTVPLGPIRTRSN, encoded by the coding sequence ATGAGGACTATTGATTGGGTTGATGGGCATATCGAGCTCATCGATCAGACCAAACTTCCAGGCGAACTCGAAGTTCGTACTGTGACGGAGCTCGACGATTTGATCAACGACATCAAGCGACTTGCTGTGCGAGGCGCGCCGGCTCTTGGAGTTGCTGGCGGTATGGGAGTCGCTCTTATCGCGCAGCAAGGATTGAAAGGTGCGGAGCTTGAGGACGCCTCCCGTAGGCTCGCAAACGCACGCCCAACCGCAGTCAATCTCTCGTGGGGGGTGAGGCGCGTGATGGAATACGCGAACGAGGGTAAAGACAGGATCCTTGAAGAAGCGCTCGCGATTCGCGATGAGGATATTGCCTCGTGTTATTCCATGGGGCAGTACGGCGCGGATCTTATAGAAGAGCTGCTTGGAGAAGGTCAACACGCGATCATGACCGTTTGTAACACGGGAGGGTTGGCGTGCGTGGAGCGCGGTACGGCCCTCGGCGTCATTCAAACCATGTTTGAGCGTGGCACGCTCAAGGAGGCACTCCCTGTTGAGACGCGACCGCTCCTTCAGGGTTCGCGCCTGACGGCGTGGGAGCTCGAGCAGATGGGCGCTCCGTATCGCCTTATTGTCGATTCCGCGGGACCGTTTCTTCTCAGAAGAGGCTTCGCTCAGGCGTTCTTCGCGGGCGCGGACCGGATTACGGCAAATGGCGACACCGCCAACAAGATCGGAACCTACTCCCTGTCTCTAGGGGCGAAGGCAATGAACCTCCCTGTGATCGTGGTGGCTCCTGAATCCACCATTGACATGGAGACGAAGACGGGTGCTGATATTGAAATCGAAGATCGCGGGACCGAGGAGGTTGTGAACTTCCACGGGGTACGCACTGCTCCAGAGGAGACTCAGGCGATTAATCCCGCTTTTGACGTCACCCCGCACGAGAACATTACGGCCATTGTGACTGATCGCAGAGTGATACGCGTTGATCGAGGAGAGTCTCCCTCGACGGTTCCCCTAGGCCCCATTCGCACACGATCAAACTAA
- a CDS encoding ABC transporter permease → MRNNGNAFVRWLTGPIPLSIVLAFVVGAIFILLAGYSPVEAYLTMAEGSILSPSGITNTIQRAIPLVGMAMATAVAFRSGILNIGTEGQMIMGGLVGGIVALYMPGPGIIVMICAILGGIAGGALWALVSAVLQFWPGVPILITSLLLSYPARFFSSWMIRYPLKDQTSQMVATEQIRLDVQIPMLLPLNSGLGQSVSNGLGRGNLVSTIGSSINWSFVIILLVVVGMAYVNRNTIFGYESGINGINPRFIEYGGGHERKLTLQVMTLSGGIAGLVGVLLTIGAPETRLIDGALLSSGYAWTGLMVALLAMYRPFAVLAAGAFFGAIMAGASAMSRGLGMSPQIASVIQGVVIILIVFRVTLPNFKKRRRSIAREHASDHADALQPTDETVAVAEGNAN, encoded by the coding sequence ATGAGGAATAACGGTAATGCATTTGTACGTTGGCTGACCGGCCCAATTCCGCTGTCAATCGTGTTGGCCTTTGTCGTTGGCGCTATCTTCATCCTCTTGGCTGGGTACTCCCCGGTTGAGGCATACTTAACGATGGCTGAAGGATCAATTCTTTCTCCGTCGGGAATTACCAATACAATCCAGCGTGCGATCCCGCTTGTCGGTATGGCGATGGCAACAGCTGTCGCGTTTCGATCCGGCATCTTGAACATCGGTACCGAAGGTCAGATGATCATGGGTGGCTTGGTCGGCGGCATAGTTGCGCTATATATGCCGGGACCCGGAATTATCGTTATGATATGCGCAATTCTAGGAGGAATCGCGGGGGGCGCTCTGTGGGCGTTGGTGTCGGCGGTACTACAGTTCTGGCCTGGGGTGCCAATTCTTATCACCTCGCTCCTACTGTCCTACCCGGCAAGATTCTTCTCCTCTTGGATGATCCGATACCCCTTGAAGGATCAGACGTCACAGATGGTAGCGACCGAACAAATCCGGCTCGACGTGCAGATTCCGATGTTGTTGCCATTAAACTCTGGGCTCGGTCAATCGGTATCTAACGGTCTGGGTCGAGGCAACTTGGTTTCAACGATCGGTAGTTCAATCAATTGGTCTTTCGTCATCATCCTGCTGGTTGTTGTCGGGATGGCCTACGTTAATAGGAACACCATCTTCGGCTACGAATCGGGGATCAATGGAATAAATCCCAGATTCATCGAATATGGTGGCGGTCACGAACGGAAACTGACACTCCAGGTCATGACGCTCTCTGGTGGCATCGCCGGTCTTGTTGGAGTACTTCTGACGATCGGAGCGCCAGAGACGCGATTGATTGACGGAGCCTTGCTGTCTTCGGGCTATGCCTGGACAGGGCTCATGGTCGCATTGCTTGCGATGTATCGTCCGTTTGCCGTCCTTGCTGCTGGAGCATTCTTCGGCGCGATCATGGCGGGCGCAAGTGCGATGAGTCGCGGACTAGGTATGTCGCCGCAGATCGCCTCCGTGATCCAAGGTGTCGTAATTATCCTGATCGTATTCAGGGTCACTTTGCCGAATTTCAAGAAGCGTCGAAGAAGTATCGCTCGTGAGCACGCGTCCGATCATGCAGATGCATTGCAACCTACGGATGAAACGGTTGCCGTTGCAGAAGGGAATGCGAATTAA
- a CDS encoding MTAP family purine nucleoside phosphorylase — protein MPKVGIIGGSGLYELLEDPEHVTVDTEYGRPSSEVSIGEIGGKEVAFMTRHGKDHGVPPHLINYRANLKAMDNLGVTTLVTSSVVGSLRADYAPGDFVITDQYFDRTWGRDQTFFEGPNVVHVSVADPYCPRLHDSAVAALGALDEKFHDGGTAVVIQGPRFSTRAESQVFQNLGFSVISMTQHPETTLARELGMCVCNLSFVSDLDAGVEGMQDDPVTAGLVWRTTADGQPRIKKALATLVEMLEVDDSCQCHEALTDI, from the coding sequence ATGCCAAAGGTAGGTATTATTGGAGGGTCGGGGCTGTACGAGCTCCTAGAAGATCCAGAGCACGTAACGGTTGACACTGAGTATGGTCGTCCCTCCTCGGAGGTCTCGATTGGTGAGATCGGCGGCAAGGAGGTCGCCTTCATGACCCGCCACGGTAAAGACCACGGGGTCCCCCCGCACCTCATCAACTATCGAGCAAACCTCAAGGCAATGGACAATCTCGGAGTGACGACGCTCGTAACGTCATCGGTTGTGGGTTCCTTGAGAGCCGACTATGCTCCCGGAGATTTCGTCATCACGGACCAATATTTTGATAGGACGTGGGGGCGTGACCAAACCTTCTTCGAGGGGCCAAACGTTGTGCACGTATCGGTTGCGGATCCGTATTGCCCGCGGTTGCACGACTCGGCCGTCGCCGCTCTCGGAGCGCTTGATGAGAAGTTCCACGACGGGGGAACGGCGGTGGTTATTCAGGGGCCGCGTTTCTCGACGCGTGCAGAGTCGCAGGTCTTCCAGAATCTGGGATTCTCTGTGATCTCGATGACACAACATCCAGAGACAACTCTCGCGCGTGAGCTTGGCATGTGCGTCTGCAACCTGTCGTTCGTATCGGACCTCGACGCTGGCGTCGAGGGTATGCAGGACGATCCCGTAACTGCGGGACTCGTCTGGCGTACTACCGCTGACGGCCAGCCACGCATCAAGAAGGCACTCGCGACTCTCGTTGAAATGTTAGAAGTTGATGATTCCTGCCAGTGCCACGAAGCATTGACAGATATTTAG
- a CDS encoding YgjV family protein → MDQQTILEAFGWLGSFLVVMSLVLPNQKKFRFWNLVGSGIAAIYNLLLGVWSMVIMNAAIVIIDVYWLHRLITEGRSTQPIRIDSELDSKATPES, encoded by the coding sequence ATGGATCAACAAACAATACTCGAAGCCTTCGGGTGGCTTGGCTCATTCCTTGTCGTCATGTCGCTCGTCCTGCCCAACCAGAAGAAGTTCCGATTCTGGAACCTAGTTGGAAGCGGCATCGCCGCCATCTATAATCTGCTCTTGGGCGTTTGGTCAATGGTCATCATGAACGCGGCCATCGTTATCATCGACGTCTATTGGCTCCATCGGCTCATCACCGAGGGCAGATCGACGCAACCCATTAGAATTGACAGCGAGCTCGATAGCAAGGCAACGCCAGAATCCTAG
- a CDS encoding cupin domain-containing protein yields MNPLTRDEVAKLLDLTELDQEGGLHRQTFIDDNSTAIYYLVGGDQWSELHRLSGSEVYHWYAGAPLLLVQIDDLGRRSEVILGMDLRAGQRPQHVVEAGVWQGSMSLGEWTLLGTTMAPGFTWDGFELASEEMLTAHGIETLHAKLHEGQ; encoded by the coding sequence ATGAATCCGTTGACTCGTGACGAGGTAGCCAAACTACTCGATCTTACCGAGCTAGACCAAGAAGGCGGCCTACACCGGCAGACATTTATCGATGATAACTCCACCGCGATCTACTACCTCGTTGGTGGCGACCAGTGGTCAGAACTCCACAGGCTCAGCGGTTCAGAGGTCTACCACTGGTATGCGGGAGCGCCTCTACTCCTGGTCCAGATTGATGACTTGGGTCGCAGGTCAGAGGTAATTCTCGGCATGGATCTGAGGGCGGGCCAGAGGCCCCAGCACGTGGTGGAGGCAGGCGTCTGGCAGGGCTCGATGTCGTTGGGCGAATGGACACTACTGGGTACAACCATGGCACCGGGTTTCACATGGGACGGTTTTGAACTGGCAAGTGAGGAGATGTTGACCGCGCATGGAATAGAAACATTACACGCCAAACTACACGAAGGACAGTGA
- a CDS encoding ABC transporter permease — MFDAALIDSIVRALIPILFAALGGLICDKAGIFNIALEGQLLVGAFFAVATSYFTGSALLGALGAMTASGIFTLILAYGSVNRGAEPIVVGVAMNILATGITSFLLVGLFNTSGTFVDPRIVGLETYRIPLLADIPWVGNALFNQTILGYLAFILVFVFWIVIFRTPAGLRLRGVGEKPLAAQTLGVNPVTYKYAAVILSGLLCGLGGAQLSLGNVVQFSEEMSAGRGWIAVVSVMLARSHPIGVLGAATLFGAAEAIGFRAQGVGIPTQVTDAAPYVVTLLALLLTTFNFRKTREEADHESVDS, encoded by the coding sequence ATGTTTGATGCAGCGCTGATAGATTCAATCGTTCGGGCGTTAATTCCGATCCTTTTCGCCGCGCTCGGTGGATTGATTTGTGACAAGGCGGGGATCTTCAATATCGCGTTGGAGGGCCAGCTCTTGGTAGGAGCGTTCTTTGCGGTTGCCACGTCCTACTTCACCGGGAGTGCGCTCCTAGGTGCGCTTGGTGCGATGACCGCATCGGGAATCTTCACACTTATTTTGGCGTACGGAAGCGTCAATCGAGGGGCAGAGCCGATCGTCGTGGGCGTCGCAATGAATATTCTCGCAACAGGAATCACATCGTTCCTGTTGGTTGGCCTTTTCAACACCTCGGGAACATTCGTTGATCCGCGAATCGTCGGACTGGAGACCTATCGCATCCCGTTGCTCGCGGATATTCCGTGGGTTGGCAACGCACTGTTCAATCAAACAATTCTTGGATATCTGGCGTTCATTCTCGTTTTCGTCTTCTGGATTGTAATCTTCCGAACGCCCGCAGGACTCAGACTCCGCGGTGTAGGTGAGAAACCACTTGCCGCTCAAACGCTCGGCGTCAATCCAGTTACGTACAAGTATGCGGCAGTTATCCTGTCGGGGCTCCTGTGTGGCCTAGGAGGCGCGCAGCTCTCGTTGGGTAATGTGGTGCAGTTTTCTGAAGAGATGTCAGCTGGTCGTGGCTGGATCGCGGTCGTTTCCGTCATGCTTGCACGTTCACACCCGATTGGTGTCCTCGGCGCGGCAACACTATTCGGTGCTGCCGAGGCGATCGGTTTTCGTGCGCAGGGTGTTGGGATTCCGACCCAAGTCACAGATGCTGCTCCATATGTTGTGACACTACTGGCACTCTTGCTGACCACTTTCAACTTTAGGAAGACAAGAGAGGAAGCAGACCATGAATCCGTTGACTCGTGA
- a CDS encoding GntR family transcriptional regulator, with protein MNSRPIYSQTGTALTPPAMRTPNLGAAADVAAELRNRIYAGEWEPGEALASEPTLASELGVSRNTLRSALQELAAQGLVIRRHGSGTFVTDAQAVMASNLSELTSMSQTIANAGMDPTIRYTDKCVRTPTEDERDVLRLGDGERVIETRREVEADGAMVAVSFEVIRAGIFPAEFDVEEMHGSIFTLCDLVGHSIKYASTDVHAVVGSDFGLSMEARDESFLGLHQLHFDRTHLPILYARSFFREGRFQFSMMRVRN; from the coding sequence ATGAACTCGCGGCCCATTTACTCGCAAACGGGTACGGCTTTGACTCCGCCGGCAATGAGAACTCCGAACCTCGGAGCTGCGGCAGATGTCGCGGCAGAATTAAGGAACCGCATTTACGCGGGTGAGTGGGAGCCGGGGGAAGCACTGGCGTCCGAGCCGACGCTAGCTTCTGAGTTGGGCGTCTCGCGGAACACCTTGCGGTCGGCGTTACAGGAGTTAGCGGCTCAGGGCCTCGTGATCCGTCGGCACGGCTCGGGAACATTCGTGACGGATGCCCAGGCTGTTATGGCTTCAAACCTGTCGGAGTTGACATCGATGTCGCAAACAATCGCTAACGCCGGGATGGATCCCACAATACGCTACACGGACAAATGCGTTCGGACGCCCACCGAAGATGAGAGAGACGTTCTCCGGCTTGGCGACGGGGAAAGAGTTATTGAGACTCGACGTGAGGTCGAAGCTGACGGAGCAATGGTCGCGGTTTCTTTCGAGGTTATTCGAGCCGGAATCTTTCCTGCAGAGTTCGATGTCGAGGAAATGCATGGGTCGATTTTCACCCTTTGCGACCTCGTGGGTCATTCGATCAAATACGCATCGACGGACGTGCACGCTGTGGTTGGAAGCGACTTTGGACTCTCGATGGAGGCCCGTGATGAGTCTTTCTTGGGGCTTCATCAGTTGCATTTTGATAGAACTCACCTTCCTATCCTGTACGCGCGGTCATTCTTTCGCGAGGGAAGGTTCCAGTTTTCGATGATGAGGGTTCGGAATTGA
- a CDS encoding BMP family ABC transporter substrate-binding protein, translated as MVTSKAKYKLAALVGTAALALSLAACSEEGEAGSGGDGGGSGGPTYIYLTNDPIGVNKFLESGKIGVEQAAEQNGGTAKVYEGSSEQTSIRQNMDQAVSESPDYIVTITFSYTDVAFEYAERYPDQKFIHIDDCPDEPYPPNMYCAVFREHEAAYLLGYEAGLLTETNNIGSVGAVDIPFIHRYTDAFAQGAKDANPDVADQQLFIGGDSPFSDPARAKEQAAALVAQDVDHIFAVASGSNGGVFEATGEGGVTGYGVDVNQCPLTPGGVGDGTLKLMDTLIPQLIADIDAGTADQFSSFGLAEGGMDIVSLAPGAEDSQCTVMEHPEVVEQLATIKQQIIDGEITPPDATGKFN; from the coding sequence GTGGTTACTTCAAAGGCGAAGTACAAGCTGGCGGCACTCGTCGGCACAGCGGCGCTTGCACTGTCACTGGCAGCATGCAGCGAAGAAGGTGAAGCTGGTTCGGGAGGCGATGGAGGCGGATCGGGCGGTCCGACCTACATCTACCTGACAAATGATCCTATTGGAGTGAACAAGTTTCTAGAGTCGGGCAAGATCGGCGTTGAGCAAGCGGCGGAGCAGAACGGCGGAACAGCTAAGGTTTATGAAGGTAGTTCTGAGCAGACCTCGATCCGTCAAAACATGGATCAGGCTGTTTCGGAGAGCCCTGATTACATCGTGACGATTACGTTCTCGTACACCGACGTGGCATTCGAGTACGCTGAGCGTTACCCCGATCAGAAGTTCATCCATATTGATGACTGCCCCGACGAGCCGTACCCGCCAAACATGTATTGCGCGGTCTTCCGCGAACACGAGGCGGCCTACCTGCTCGGTTACGAGGCCGGTCTGCTCACGGAAACCAACAATATCGGGTCTGTCGGTGCCGTCGATATTCCATTCATCCACCGTTACACTGATGCGTTCGCTCAGGGGGCAAAGGATGCAAACCCGGACGTTGCCGATCAGCAACTATTCATCGGAGGCGATAGCCCGTTCTCAGATCCGGCGCGTGCCAAGGAACAGGCAGCTGCGCTTGTGGCTCAAGACGTGGATCATATCTTCGCGGTGGCTTCAGGCTCCAACGGTGGAGTCTTTGAGGCTACAGGCGAGGGCGGTGTGACAGGCTACGGCGTTGACGTCAACCAGTGTCCGCTCACTCCTGGCGGTGTAGGTGACGGCACTCTGAAGTTGATGGATACTCTTATTCCGCAACTAATTGCCGACATCGATGCCGGCACCGCCGACCAATTTAGTTCCTTCGGGCTTGCAGAGGGTGGCATGGACATCGTGTCTCTCGCACCTGGTGCTGAGGATTCACAATGCACGGTCATGGAGCACCCGGAGGTCGTTGAGCAGCTTGCAACGATAAAGCAGCAGATCATCGACGGCGAAATCACGCCGCCGGATGCTACCGGCAAGTTCAACTAA
- a CDS encoding ABC transporter ATP-binding protein: MLDVEMRGITKQFPGVLANDDVTFSVKKGEIHALMGENGAGKSVLMSILSGLYTPDEGSIFLEGKEVHFSSPLDAIRAGIGMVFQEFQMFPSMSVAENVVFRKEPTKGVLIDREEAIKIVEDFATRFGLDVDPRVRVANAPVGLLQRAEIIKVLYRGAKVLILDEPTAVLTPQETDQLFGVLRHLKQQGQTIILITHKLREVMDISDRVTVLRDGRVVARMKTSEATPESVTQAMTGRDVDLTQAPSQFDPGRPVLKVENLSVRDSQKQAKVKDLSLTVRQGEILGIAGVAGNGQTELASAIAGLTPVEHGSISVMDKEVTNASVRTRREAGLAYIPEDRQGVGAATTASAEENLAMGHHYGEELTKRKGIIDLPARKSFARRLIDKFSVKIANENVAVGTLSGGNLQKILIAREMEHESPLLVAEQPTRGVDIGAIEFIHSTLTDYRDSGGGILLISAELSEILSLSTRVAVMYEGEIVAQMPVSEATESKLGLLMAGGTVSDEE, encoded by the coding sequence GTGTTAGATGTTGAGATGAGGGGCATTACAAAGCAGTTCCCCGGGGTCCTCGCGAATGATGACGTGACTTTTTCAGTCAAGAAGGGAGAGATCCATGCGCTCATGGGGGAAAATGGCGCCGGCAAGTCAGTCTTAATGTCAATTCTTTCAGGCCTCTACACTCCCGATGAGGGCTCTATCTTCCTCGAAGGAAAGGAAGTGCACTTTTCGAGCCCGCTCGATGCGATCAGGGCTGGAATCGGAATGGTGTTCCAAGAATTCCAGATGTTTCCCTCAATGTCCGTCGCCGAGAATGTGGTATTTCGTAAGGAGCCGACCAAGGGTGTGCTGATCGACCGGGAGGAAGCGATCAAGATCGTTGAAGATTTTGCGACACGCTTCGGGCTTGATGTGGATCCGCGCGTGCGCGTTGCAAATGCGCCGGTGGGTCTGCTCCAACGCGCAGAGATCATCAAGGTTCTCTACCGCGGTGCGAAGGTGCTAATTCTGGACGAACCAACCGCGGTATTGACACCACAGGAGACGGATCAGCTTTTTGGCGTGCTACGCCATCTTAAGCAACAGGGACAGACAATCATTCTCATTACGCATAAGCTGCGCGAGGTGATGGATATTTCGGATCGCGTGACTGTTTTGCGTGACGGACGTGTGGTTGCCCGGATGAAGACGTCTGAGGCGACACCCGAATCAGTGACTCAGGCGATGACTGGTCGTGATGTTGATCTGACTCAAGCTCCTTCGCAGTTTGACCCTGGCCGGCCTGTCCTGAAAGTTGAAAATCTCAGCGTTCGCGATTCTCAAAAACAAGCGAAGGTTAAGGACTTGTCGCTAACAGTGCGTCAGGGTGAAATTCTTGGTATCGCGGGTGTCGCTGGCAATGGCCAGACAGAACTTGCAAGTGCAATCGCAGGTTTGACGCCAGTGGAGCACGGCTCGATCTCCGTCATGGACAAAGAAGTCACAAACGCATCTGTTCGAACGCGGCGTGAGGCGGGTTTGGCGTACATCCCCGAGGATCGACAGGGAGTGGGCGCGGCGACGACGGCCTCAGCAGAGGAAAACCTCGCCATGGGACACCACTACGGCGAGGAGCTCACAAAGCGGAAGGGGATCATCGATCTTCCCGCGCGAAAGTCGTTTGCGCGGAGACTCATCGACAAATTTTCGGTGAAGATTGCCAATGAAAATGTCGCTGTAGGGACTCTGTCGGGTGGAAACTTACAGAAGATTCTCATTGCGCGTGAGATGGAGCACGAATCTCCACTACTAGTTGCGGAACAACCAACCAGAGGTGTCGATATCGGTGCAATTGAGTTCATTCATTCTACATTGACCGATTACCGCGATTCCGGTGGCGGAATCCTTCTGATTAGTGCCGAACTGAGCGAAATTCTCTCATTGTCGACCCGCGTAGCCGTGATGTACGAGGGTGAAATCGTTGCCCAAATGCCTGTCAGTGAGGCGACTGAGAGCAAGCTTGGCCTATTGATGGCCGGAGGGACGGTGTCAGATGAGGAATAA
- a CDS encoding nucleoside phosphorylase yields MSKKVYTPIRQGHDETLALTQIPVAELSDRVLVVGDPKRAEKAAGLLNDAMPIAKNREYHSYSGTYNGKKVTVVSHGVGAAGAACCFEELCRGGAKFIVRAGTAGGVQPNVVDGDLLIATGAVRCDGYSELVVPMNYPAVSDLEVTSKLVEKAKDSGLTAHAGLVLTSANFYPSPILGNDQAMWRDAGVMGVEMEVAALLITASIHRVRAGAVLAIDGNPLKDEDETMTSYEPDRDIVAKAVEATLEASLNTLISL; encoded by the coding sequence ATGTCAAAGAAGGTATACACACCTATTCGTCAGGGCCATGACGAGACGCTCGCCCTAACGCAGATTCCGGTTGCGGAACTTAGCGATCGGGTGCTCGTTGTTGGTGATCCGAAGCGCGCCGAGAAAGCTGCGGGTCTGCTTAATGACGCCATGCCGATTGCCAAGAACCGTGAGTACCATTCGTACTCTGGAACGTACAACGGAAAGAAAGTCACCGTTGTGTCGCACGGGGTTGGTGCGGCTGGCGCTGCGTGTTGTTTCGAGGAGCTGTGCCGGGGTGGGGCGAAGTTCATCGTTCGCGCTGGCACCGCAGGTGGTGTTCAGCCAAACGTGGTTGACGGCGACCTCTTAATTGCTACAGGCGCGGTACGTTGCGACGGCTACTCCGAGCTCGTGGTGCCTATGAATTATCCAGCCGTGTCGGATCTGGAAGTGACCTCCAAGCTCGTGGAAAAAGCAAAGGATTCTGGGCTGACGGCCCACGCGGGTCTCGTTCTGACAAGCGCCAACTTTTATCCAAGTCCGATCCTTGGAAATGACCAAGCTATGTGGCGCGATGCCGGAGTCATGGGCGTTGAGATGGAAGTGGCCGCACTGCTCATTACCGCCTCGATCCACAGGGTTCGTGCGGGTGCGGTGCTCGCCATCGATGGCAACCCATTAAAGGATGAGGACGAGACAATGACGTCCTATGAACCAGATCGCGACATCGTTGCGAAGGCGGTTGAGGCAACTCTCGAGGCGTCACTGAACACTTTGATCTCTCTCTAG